Proteins encoded within one genomic window of Lysinibacillus sphaericus:
- a CDS encoding GGDEF domain-containing protein has product MQIGEVTENVPSIDEFVKNKDVDILFTSNPSLRSVVVVRDGSPIGHITRTHFYQKIGTRYGYNLFMGRQNQLIIKDNPLIVDYDTPIIEVSTEAMGRRAEDLYDDIIVIKKGVYFGVVSIRELLLKLVETQVAIASFLNPLTSLPGNKLIEEKLQAALHLEKYSLIYFDLDHFKTYNDTYGFNKGDKILLYLTDVLKRNIAAGEDFLGHIGGDDFVAILPHYEVAIICQTIIEEFDAQIIDFYELEDLVKLQVPNRTGKLERFTCTSLSIAVITNEYQQFTSVDQLSDAVARLKKECKKICGSCYLINDKATYLIH; this is encoded by the coding sequence ATGCAGATAGGAGAAGTCACAGAAAACGTTCCTAGTATTGATGAATTTGTGAAAAACAAAGATGTAGATATACTTTTTACAAGCAATCCATCATTGCGAAGTGTTGTTGTTGTACGAGATGGCAGTCCAATTGGACATATTACCCGCACACATTTCTATCAAAAAATTGGTACACGCTATGGCTATAATTTATTTATGGGTCGACAAAACCAGCTGATTATTAAAGATAATCCTCTAATTGTAGATTATGACACACCTATTATTGAAGTCAGCACGGAGGCGATGGGCCGACGTGCAGAGGACCTATATGATGATATTATTGTTATTAAAAAAGGTGTCTATTTCGGTGTGGTCAGTATTAGAGAACTGTTGTTAAAGCTTGTAGAGACGCAAGTAGCGATTGCAAGTTTTTTAAACCCACTAACAAGCTTACCTGGTAATAAATTAATAGAAGAAAAATTACAAGCTGCATTACATCTTGAAAAATATAGTCTCATTTATTTTGATTTGGATCACTTTAAAACGTATAATGACACCTATGGTTTTAATAAAGGAGACAAAATTTTACTGTATTTAACAGATGTTCTCAAAAGAAATATTGCAGCTGGAGAAGATTTTTTAGGGCATATAGGTGGCGATGATTTTGTTGCTATACTCCCACACTATGAAGTCGCAATCATCTGTCAAACGATTATAGAAGAGTTTGATGCGCAAATTATTGATTTTTATGAACTAGAGGATTTAGTAAAATTACAAGTTCCTAATAGGACTGGAAAATTAGAGCGTTTTACATGTACTTCGTTATCTATTGCTGTTATTACAAATGAATACCAGCAATTTACTTCAGTTGACCAACTATCCGATGCAGTAGCACGATTAAAAAAGGAATGCAAAAAGATATGTGGAAGCTGTTATTTAATTAATGACAAAGCAACCTACCTTATACATTAG
- a CDS encoding EAL domain-containing protein: MESVVRQSVKTSNLFLYLNHLYEQHQSNTLYIKRLKALNKIIETKDLHTFFQPIVDLQTEQTMGFEALNRPTPSDLFNSVDQFYEFVGQTDCVFLFECFCRNLSLQRFKERLHGELLNQDYILFLNIHPNVLLDKKYNSGETLQLLKELGIKPQQVVFELTERSAVLDFVEFERVLSHYRSQGYRIAVDDMGSGYNSLKTLIYLKPEFIKLDRSLIQYIDKNSEQQQLVTLLMKYAEQAGTKIIAEGIERQEEINYLQDIGIHYAQGYALGRPSKDIQLGELRVDDHADRRSHRKRS, translated from the coding sequence ATGGAGTCTGTTGTGAGACAAAGCGTAAAGACAAGCAATTTATTCTTATATTTAAATCATCTATATGAACAGCATCAAAGTAATACTTTATATATAAAACGTTTAAAAGCATTAAATAAAATTATCGAAACAAAAGATTTACATACTTTTTTTCAACCGATTGTAGATTTACAAACAGAGCAAACAATGGGATTTGAGGCATTAAATAGACCAACGCCCTCTGATTTATTTAACAGTGTCGATCAATTTTATGAATTTGTAGGGCAAACGGATTGCGTGTTTTTATTTGAATGCTTTTGTCGTAACCTATCATTGCAACGCTTCAAAGAGCGCCTTCACGGGGAGTTACTGAACCAAGATTATATCCTATTTCTTAATATCCACCCTAATGTATTACTGGATAAAAAATATAATAGTGGAGAAACATTACAACTGCTAAAAGAGCTCGGTATTAAACCACAGCAGGTAGTCTTTGAGTTAACAGAACGCAGCGCTGTGTTAGATTTTGTAGAGTTCGAAAGGGTATTATCACATTATCGTTCGCAGGGTTATCGAATTGCAGTGGATGATATGGGGTCCGGCTATAATAGTTTAAAAACATTGATTTATTTAAAACCTGAATTTATTAAGTTGGATCGTTCGTTAATTCAATATATCGATAAAAACAGTGAGCAGCAGCAGCTTGTTACATTGCTTATGAAATATGCGGAGCAAGCTGGAACAAAAATTATAGCAGAAGGCATAGAACGGCAAGAGGAGATCAATTATTTGCAAGACATTGGCATCCATTATGCACAAGGGTATGCGTTAGGGAGGCCATCAAAAGACATTCAATTGGGGGAATTAAGGGTGGATGACCATGCAGATAGGAGAAGTCACAGAAAACGTTCCTAG
- a CDS encoding PucR family transcriptional regulator — MNVKNFLQLPITKDFTVVAGSNGLHKPVQNVEILDFEFSPDIHTVRETIFTPNSVILSSLLFAKQQPDYLVNAVKNLIQLEASALAYKPVIYNELPEEVLALANAHHFPILRFGGDEFFEKIILETMAYAKTQDYTFFLETIMKRLINEDVSAEQITSFLQQLNKPFEKYVFVANFQMQAVSNAQWMQPFLQLEPLLKTGVICKYKNSLFILMTNLSQHFQFEKFLNEWLTMYDISTDKLTVGYSQVHSTQMALHLAVREAFAARLMAEIDMTPTCHYTQLGSDSLLIELHRKDPQFAMHYVKNYLGPLLDEKVDTDFINTAITYIAKKGNIKEVAVAHFCHPNTIRYRMTKIRQLVAPQDNDYVFYERLSAAVKLYLLHSKIAE; from the coding sequence ATGAACGTAAAAAACTTTTTGCAATTGCCGATTACAAAGGATTTTACAGTCGTTGCAGGTAGCAACGGTTTACATAAACCTGTCCAAAATGTTGAAATTCTAGATTTTGAATTTTCGCCTGATATTCACACTGTTCGAGAAACGATATTTACACCAAATAGTGTAATCCTTAGTAGCTTATTATTTGCAAAACAACAGCCTGATTATTTAGTAAATGCTGTAAAAAATCTGATTCAGTTAGAAGCAAGCGCTTTAGCATATAAACCCGTTATTTATAACGAACTACCAGAGGAAGTACTCGCCTTAGCAAATGCACATCATTTCCCAATACTGCGATTTGGTGGGGATGAATTTTTTGAAAAAATTATTTTAGAAACAATGGCTTATGCAAAAACGCAAGACTATACATTCTTTTTAGAAACCATTATGAAACGTCTCATTAACGAAGATGTCTCTGCAGAACAAATCACATCTTTTTTACAACAATTGAACAAACCATTTGAAAAATATGTATTCGTAGCGAATTTTCAAATGCAAGCCGTATCGAATGCACAATGGATGCAACCTTTTTTGCAATTGGAACCACTATTAAAAACAGGCGTTATTTGTAAATATAAAAATAGCCTCTTTATCTTAATGACCAATCTATCACAGCATTTTCAATTTGAAAAATTTCTTAATGAATGGCTTACAATGTATGATATTTCGACAGACAAACTGACTGTTGGCTATAGCCAGGTGCATAGCACACAAATGGCACTTCACCTTGCAGTACGGGAAGCTTTCGCTGCCCGCTTAATGGCAGAAATTGATATGACCCCTACTTGTCATTACACACAGCTTGGTTCTGATAGTTTGCTTATTGAGCTACATCGCAAAGATCCTCAATTTGCCATGCATTATGTAAAAAACTATCTAGGGCCCTTACTTGATGAAAAGGTTGATACCGATTTCATCAATACCGCAATCACGTATATCGCAAAAAAGGGTAACATAAAAGAAGTAGCAGTTGCGCACTTCTGCCATCCAAATACTATCCGATATCGCATGACAAAAATCCGCCAATTGGTAGCACCGCAAGATAATGATTATGTTTTTTATGAACGCTTATCAGCAGCCGTTAAATTGTACTTATTACATAGCAAAATAGCAGAATAA
- a CDS encoding DMT family transporter, which produces MKQYIADGMLLTTAIVWGSGFVVTAIALEYLTAYQVMAGRFILASIILTVIFGYKLKKATKSVVWKGVLLGTILYIAFALQTVGLQYTTPSKNAFLTAVNVIVVPLIAYAVYKRRIDGYEIIGSIIALVGIGCLSLQGSLTMNIGDALSLACAVAFAFDIFCTNLFVQKEDAIALTIVQFITASVLGILVVVSQGDIPTNLEKEAIYSIIYLGIFSTTIAYLFQNVANQYTTATKAAIILSTESFFGMVLSVIFLHEVLTGRMVIGAVLILLAILIAEVKPAYPKKRMMNN; this is translated from the coding sequence ATGAAACAATACATAGCTGATGGCATGTTGCTTACAACCGCTATCGTTTGGGGTAGTGGGTTTGTTGTTACAGCCATTGCACTAGAATATTTAACTGCTTATCAAGTGATGGCAGGAAGATTTATATTAGCTTCGATTATACTAACCGTCATTTTTGGATACAAATTAAAAAAAGCAACAAAATCAGTCGTTTGGAAAGGTGTTTTACTAGGCACGATATTGTATATTGCCTTTGCCCTTCAGACAGTTGGTTTACAATATACGACTCCCTCTAAAAATGCATTTTTAACCGCTGTTAATGTAATCGTTGTTCCACTTATTGCTTATGCCGTCTATAAACGCCGAATCGATGGTTACGAAATCATTGGCTCTATTATAGCGCTTGTTGGAATTGGCTGTTTATCATTACAAGGTTCCCTCACAATGAATATAGGAGATGCCCTTTCTCTAGCATGTGCTGTTGCCTTTGCTTTCGATATTTTTTGTACAAACCTTTTTGTACAAAAGGAAGATGCAATCGCTCTTACCATTGTGCAGTTTATAACAGCATCCGTTTTGGGTATCTTGGTCGTCGTCAGTCAAGGCGATATCCCTACTAATCTTGAAAAAGAAGCAATCTATTCAATCATTTATTTAGGGATTTTTTCAACTACTATTGCGTACCTTTTTCAAAATGTGGCCAATCAATATACAACTGCTACAAAGGCAGCCATTATCTTGTCAACAGAATCCTTTTTCGGTATGGTGCTTTCGGTAATATTTTTGCATGAAGTACTGACAGGCAGAATGGTGATAGGCGCAGTATTAATTTTACTAGCTATTTTAATTGCGGAAGTAAAACCCGCCTATCCAAAAAAGCGGATGATGAATAACTGA
- a CDS encoding YitT family protein: protein MFFLKKGLVIIIGSICISLGINLFLTPYQILDGGVVGVALILYYLYQLKIGLMIIILSIPIFVIAWFKYRAYFYNSVHGLIGSSFIIDLLRPIRNIIQIDAIYSAIFGGILVGFGIGLMLRFQTSTGGTDLVAQFLSDKTGINVGILIFFIDSIVIVLGGFLLSSNTLILSIITVLVVGITTSMITSYAK, encoded by the coding sequence ATGTTTTTTCTGAAGAAAGGCTTGGTCATCATAATAGGTAGTATCTGTATATCATTAGGCATTAATCTATTTCTAACACCGTACCAAATACTAGACGGAGGCGTTGTAGGGGTTGCGCTTATTTTGTACTATTTGTATCAGCTAAAAATCGGACTTATGATTATTATTTTAAGCATTCCAATATTTGTTATAGCTTGGTTTAAATACAGAGCTTATTTCTATAATAGTGTACATGGGTTAATTGGCTCGTCTTTTATCATTGACCTGTTGAGGCCTATAAGAAATATAATTCAAATCGATGCGATTTATAGCGCAATTTTTGGAGGGATTTTAGTAGGTTTTGGCATCGGCTTAATGCTTCGCTTTCAGACAAGCACTGGTGGAACAGATCTAGTTGCACAGTTTTTAAGTGATAAAACAGGCATTAATGTGGGGATTCTTATTTTTTTTATTGATTCGATTGTTATTGTTTTAGGTGGGTTTCTATTATCTTCTAATACATTAATCCTTTCCATAATTACTGTGTTAGTAGTGGGTATTACGACAAGTATGATAACCAGTTATGCAAAATAA
- a CDS encoding DUF6366 family protein — protein MSEQERENLKAKEQRKNPGGALNSASAQAHTGSPSKGCLVNIGSIIMIIVIILLVKACAN, from the coding sequence ATGTCAGAACAAGAACGAGAAAATTTAAAAGCGAAAGAACAGCGAAAAAACCCTGGAGGTGCTTTGAACAGTGCATCGGCACAAGCGCATACTGGTTCACCTAGCAAAGGGTGTTTAGTTAATATTGGTTCCATTATCATGATCATCGTTATTATTTTGTTGGTAAAAGCATGTGCAAATTAA
- a CDS encoding iron-siderophore ABC transporter substrate-binding protein, which translates to MNSKRYFSLFTMLFIAIFSLALAGCAEKESGAASSDSKPESDASDTQYPIVIKHAFGETVIDKKPERVATIAWANHDVALALGVVPVGFSAANYGVQDDSGMLPWTADKLKELGEENPNIYQDTDGLDFEAIADSNPDVILAAYSGITQEDYDTLSQIAPVVAYPEIPWVISWRDQILYNAKGMGMEKEGKQLIADTEKLIADKANELPELKGKKAVFASFNATDLSKFYIYTPADPRGEFLEELGMEYPPSIKEQVKDDSSFYIELSAENADALKDAEIFITYGDDKTLAALQADPILGKVPAIQNGSVIVITDNTPLAAAGNPNPLSIQYTIDEYLALISDVAKKLK; encoded by the coding sequence ATGAATTCAAAGCGTTACTTTTCATTATTTACAATGTTATTTATAGCTATTTTTTCTTTAGCTTTAGCTGGATGTGCAGAAAAAGAGTCCGGTGCTGCATCTAGTGATTCAAAACCAGAATCCGATGCTAGTGATACACAGTATCCAATTGTTATTAAGCACGCTTTTGGAGAAACTGTAATCGATAAAAAACCTGAACGCGTTGCAACGATTGCTTGGGCAAACCATGATGTCGCATTAGCACTTGGTGTTGTGCCAGTGGGCTTCTCTGCTGCAAACTACGGCGTACAGGATGATAGTGGTATGCTGCCATGGACAGCTGACAAGTTAAAAGAGTTAGGTGAAGAAAATCCTAATATTTATCAAGATACGGATGGTTTAGATTTTGAGGCAATTGCTGATTCAAATCCAGATGTAATCTTAGCTGCCTATTCAGGTATTACACAAGAAGACTACGATACATTAAGTCAAATTGCACCAGTTGTGGCGTACCCAGAAATTCCATGGGTTATTTCATGGCGCGACCAAATCCTATACAATGCAAAAGGTATGGGTATGGAAAAGGAAGGCAAACAATTGATTGCTGATACAGAGAAGTTAATTGCTGATAAGGCAAATGAATTACCAGAATTAAAAGGCAAAAAGGCTGTATTTGCTTCGTTCAATGCAACTGATTTATCTAAGTTTTATATTTATACGCCTGCAGATCCTCGTGGTGAATTTTTAGAGGAATTAGGTATGGAATATCCACCAAGTATTAAAGAGCAAGTAAAAGATGACTCTAGCTTCTATATTGAGTTAAGTGCTGAAAATGCAGATGCTTTAAAGGATGCAGAAATTTTTATTACATATGGGGATGATAAAACTTTAGCTGCACTTCAAGCTGATCCTATTTTAGGAAAAGTGCCAGCAATCCAAAATGGTTCAGTCATTGTCATAACTGATAATACGCCATTAGCTGCCGCAGGTAATCCAAACCCATTATCAATTCAATATACAATTGACGAGTACTTAGCATTAATCTCTGATGTTGCGAAAAAGCTGAAATAA
- a CDS encoding FecCD family ABC transporter permease has translation MMNTSVSENKHVWMPRNFGKLIILLAILLCLSVMASLIFGSRMITWTQLLDGLFHSEVASHEASVVRQRVVRTIFCFMCGAALGVSGALMQSVTRNPIADPSILGVNTGASLFVVCGIAFFNISSANQYIWLAIAGAMLTAIFVFTVGSIGSGGATPIKLVLAGAATSAILSSLVVAVMIPRTKVMDQFRFWQVGSVGSGSWDHISLFIPFLIVGLCIAIFSAPALNALALGDDVATGLGVKTGTIRLLASFGGVLLCGVATALAGPIGFIGLLATHLIRLIIGPDVRYVIPLSAFAGAIILTIADVCGRLLGSPSELEVGIVTAFIGAPLLIFITMKAKMRAL, from the coding sequence ATGATGAATACTTCCGTTTCAGAAAATAAGCATGTATGGATGCCACGTAACTTCGGCAAGCTGATTATTTTGCTCGCCATATTGCTTTGTCTAAGTGTGATGGCATCGCTTATATTTGGTTCTCGGATGATTACTTGGACGCAACTTCTGGATGGTCTATTCCATTCAGAAGTCGCTTCTCATGAGGCAAGTGTTGTTCGACAAAGAGTTGTTCGAACAATTTTTTGTTTTATGTGTGGTGCCGCTTTAGGTGTATCGGGTGCATTAATGCAGTCTGTAACGCGCAATCCAATTGCGGACCCAAGTATACTAGGTGTAAATACAGGGGCATCCTTATTTGTTGTTTGTGGGATTGCCTTTTTTAATATTAGTTCCGCTAATCAATATATTTGGCTGGCCATCGCAGGTGCAATGCTTACCGCTATTTTTGTCTTTACTGTTGGTTCAATCGGGAGTGGCGGCGCAACACCAATCAAACTCGTCTTAGCCGGCGCTGCTACAAGTGCCATACTGTCTTCACTCGTTGTGGCCGTTATGATTCCACGTACGAAAGTAATGGACCAATTTAGATTTTGGCAAGTTGGTAGTGTAGGTTCTGGTAGCTGGGATCATATCTCACTGTTTATCCCATTTTTAATAGTTGGACTTTGTATTGCTATCTTTTCTGCGCCAGCATTGAATGCGCTAGCATTAGGAGATGATGTAGCGACTGGCTTAGGTGTTAAAACGGGGACAATTCGCCTGCTCGCTTCATTTGGCGGTGTGTTATTGTGTGGTGTGGCAACAGCATTAGCTGGACCCATTGGGTTTATCGGTTTGTTAGCGACGCATTTAATTCGATTAATTATTGGCCCAGACGTGCGCTATGTTATTCCACTTTCAGCATTTGCTGGGGCAATTATTTTAACCATTGCTGATGTGTGTGGAAGACTATTAGGGAGTCCGAGCGAGCTTGAAGTAGGTATTGTAACTGCCTTCATTGGAGCTCCCCTATTAATTTTTATTACAATGAAAGCGAAAATGCGTGCATTATGA
- a CDS encoding FecCD family ABC transporter permease: protein MMNETMMSIYNSRMKRKRRFLLMTCLLAIISIVLMGLMLMLGNTIYPVKDVVSVLLGENVKGASFAIGTIRLPRMIVGLFAGFAFGAGGYIFQTMLRNPLANPNVIGITAGSSAAAVFCIIVLHASNALVSIASVVGGLLTAIVIFILSKGSSFSIGRLILIGIGIQAMLNAFISYLMVIGNTHDLPSAMRWLSGSLNGAKMENLYPLIIAVLICTPIVLCLASRLEILELGELAATSLGVAPNKTRLVLLLSSVLMIALATAAAGPIAFVAFLAGPIAKKIVGVGFSNIVPAGLIGVILVLAADLIGQFAFDTRYPVGVITGIIGAPYLIYLLIRINRKGDL, encoded by the coding sequence ATGATGAATGAAACAATGATGTCTATTTATAATTCAAGAATGAAACGAAAACGTCGTTTCCTACTTATGACATGTTTGCTAGCAATTATTTCAATTGTACTTATGGGTTTGATGCTCATGTTAGGCAATACCATTTATCCAGTAAAAGATGTTGTCAGCGTACTTTTAGGTGAGAATGTCAAAGGCGCTTCCTTTGCAATCGGCACAATCAGATTACCCCGAATGATTGTCGGACTATTTGCTGGCTTTGCATTTGGTGCTGGTGGCTACATTTTCCAAACAATGTTGCGCAATCCATTAGCCAATCCAAATGTAATTGGTATCACTGCTGGGTCAAGTGCTGCTGCTGTTTTTTGTATTATTGTCCTGCATGCGAGTAATGCACTTGTCTCGATTGCCTCAGTAGTTGGCGGTCTTTTAACTGCTATCGTTATTTTTATTTTATCTAAAGGTAGCTCTTTTTCAATTGGTCGATTAATTTTAATCGGTATCGGTATTCAAGCAATGTTAAATGCGTTTATTTCTTATTTAATGGTTATTGGTAATACGCATGACCTACCTTCTGCTATGCGTTGGTTAAGTGGCAGTTTGAATGGGGCGAAAATGGAAAACCTCTATCCATTAATCATAGCTGTTTTAATTTGCACACCCATTGTTCTTTGTTTGGCTAGTCGATTAGAAATATTAGAGCTTGGCGAACTAGCAGCGACATCACTCGGTGTTGCTCCAAACAAAACGAGGTTGGTGCTATTACTTAGCTCGGTTTTAATGATTGCGTTAGCTACAGCAGCTGCGGGACCAATTGCCTTTGTTGCATTTCTAGCAGGTCCTATTGCCAAAAAGATTGTTGGTGTAGGCTTTTCAAATATCGTGCCTGCAGGCTTAATTGGCGTTATTTTAGTATTGGCCGCAGATTTAATCGGTCAGTTTGCATTCGATACCAGATATCCTGTTGGCGTAATTACGGGGATTATTGGTGCACCGTATTTAATTTATTTATTAATTCGTATCAATCGAAAAGGAGATTTATAA
- a CDS encoding ABC transporter ATP-binding protein, whose protein sequence is MKPTHTFRAEQITAGYDNKTILQDVSVTIPSNKISIIIGANGCGKSTLLKTMARLITPTSGQVTLDGQAIQKMPPKQLAKILGLLPQSPIVPEGITVADLVGRGRFPHHSFLKGWSKKDYEAVAEAMEMMNITEFADRHIDELSGGQRQRVWIAMALAQQTDILFLDEPTTYLDITYQVEILDLLTDLNRKYGTTIVMVLHDINLSARYADYIFALHEGKLVAEGPPSDIITNSLIKDIFALDCMVIEDPVSNSPSVVPIGRHHNHIDSIALKAKSC, encoded by the coding sequence ATGAAGCCAACACATACATTTCGAGCAGAGCAAATTACTGCTGGTTACGACAATAAAACGATTTTACAAGACGTTAGTGTAACGATTCCTAGCAATAAAATAAGCATAATTATCGGAGCCAACGGTTGTGGAAAATCTACGCTACTAAAAACGATGGCACGACTCATTACGCCGACTTCAGGGCAAGTAACGTTAGATGGGCAAGCTATTCAAAAAATGCCACCGAAGCAACTTGCCAAAATACTAGGCTTATTACCACAAAGCCCTATCGTTCCAGAAGGAATAACAGTTGCGGATTTAGTTGGTAGAGGGCGCTTCCCCCATCATAGCTTTTTAAAAGGTTGGTCTAAAAAAGATTATGAGGCTGTCGCAGAAGCGATGGAAATGATGAACATTACAGAATTTGCTGATCGCCATATTGATGAATTATCAGGTGGGCAAAGACAGCGCGTATGGATTGCCATGGCATTAGCGCAGCAAACAGATATTTTATTTTTAGATGAGCCAACAACGTACTTAGATATTACGTACCAAGTAGAAATTTTAGATTTACTGACAGATTTAAATCGTAAATATGGCACAACGATTGTCATGGTGTTACACGACATTAACTTATCAGCACGTTATGCAGATTATATATTTGCCCTACATGAAGGGAAGCTCGTGGCAGAAGGACCACCATCTGACATTATTACTAATTCATTAATTAAAGATATATTCGCACTCGACTGTATGGTAATCGAAGACCCCGTTTCGAACTCACCATCCGTCGTGCCAATCGGACGACACCACAACCACATTGACAGCATAGCGCTGAAAGCAAAATCATGCTAA
- a CDS encoding nucleobase:cation symporter-2 family protein — MNAFKSTTLAIQHLLAMYAGAILVPLIIGGALGFDSKQMTYLVAIDIMMCGIATLLQVYSGKFIGIGLPVVLGCTFTAVSPIIAIGTNPEQGITDIYGSIIASGLIVMVIAGFFGKLVKFFPPVVTGSVVSIIGISLLPVALNNMAGGQGAEDFASSSNVALAFITLVIILVVYRFTTGFVRAISILIGLVVGTVLGAFMGKVDFSPVSDAGVFHMVQPFYFGMPTFDATAILTMTLVAMVSLVESSGVYFALSDICNKKLDSKDLARGYRSEGLASVIGGIFNAFPYTTFSQNVGLTRMSGVKDRKVIYITGGLLVALGFLPKIAALTTIIPTPVLGAAMLAMFGMVITQGMGMLVPVMNESAENAMIAAIAVGLGVGVSVVPDIFASLPSYVSVLTSNGIVCGSVTAIILNILFNMIGPKHKNDPMQGEI; from the coding sequence ATGAATGCCTTTAAGTCAACGACGCTAGCTATTCAACATTTACTTGCGATGTATGCAGGTGCGATTTTAGTTCCGCTTATTATTGGTGGCGCTTTAGGTTTTGATTCAAAGCAAATGACTTATTTAGTAGCGATTGACATTATGATGTGTGGGATCGCAACATTACTTCAAGTGTATTCAGGTAAATTTATCGGTATTGGTTTACCAGTAGTTCTAGGATGTACCTTTACAGCAGTAAGTCCAATTATTGCAATTGGGACAAACCCTGAACAAGGTATTACAGACATTTATGGCTCCATTATTGCATCAGGTTTAATCGTTATGGTCATTGCAGGCTTTTTCGGTAAGCTTGTAAAATTCTTCCCACCAGTTGTAACAGGTTCTGTTGTGTCCATTATTGGTATCTCTTTATTACCAGTTGCATTGAACAATATGGCGGGTGGACAAGGTGCAGAAGACTTTGCATCGAGTTCTAATGTTGCTTTAGCATTTATTACATTAGTAATTATTTTAGTCGTTTACCGTTTTACTACAGGCTTTGTGCGTGCGATTTCAATTTTAATTGGCTTAGTTGTTGGTACAGTGCTCGGCGCATTTATGGGCAAAGTGGATTTCAGTCCAGTGTCAGATGCGGGTGTATTCCATATGGTTCAACCGTTCTATTTCGGAATGCCGACGTTTGATGCGACTGCGATTTTAACGATGACGCTTGTCGCGATGGTTTCTTTAGTAGAATCTTCCGGTGTCTATTTTGCACTGAGCGATATTTGCAATAAAAAACTAGATTCAAAAGATTTAGCACGTGGTTATCGTTCAGAAGGTCTTGCTTCTGTTATTGGTGGTATTTTCAATGCCTTCCCATATACTACATTCTCACAAAACGTAGGACTAACGCGTATGTCAGGCGTCAAAGATCGCAAAGTCATCTACATCACAGGTGGTTTACTAGTAGCACTTGGTTTCCTACCAAAAATTGCAGCACTCACAACAATTATTCCAACACCAGTACTTGGTGCGGCAATGTTGGCGATGTTCGGTATGGTGATTACACAAGGTATGGGGATGCTTGTACCTGTTATGAACGAATCAGCGGAAAATGCAATGATTGCAGCGATTGCAGTGGGTCTTGGCGTTGGTGTATCAGTAGTTCCTGATATTTTCGCATCATTGCCATCATACGTATCAGTTCTTACGTCAAATGGTATCGTCTGTGGTTCGGTCACAGCGATTATTCTTAATATTTTATTTAACATGATTGGGCCAAAGCATAAAAATGACCCAATGCAAGGGGAAATTTAA
- a CDS encoding xanthine phosphoribosyltransferase: MKLLHDKIMQEGKVLSSSVLKVDSFLNHQIDPQLMKEIGHEFANRFSDEIITKVLTIESSGIAPSVMLGLEIGAPVVFARKRKSLTLSDNLYSSKVHSFTKNETNDISVSCNFLSEDDNVLIVDDFLANGEAVKGLLDIAAQAGAHVVGVGIVIEKGFQDGGKLLREQGVRVESLAIVDSLEDGKVTFATEDRA, translated from the coding sequence ATGAAGTTATTACATGACAAAATTATGCAGGAAGGTAAAGTTTTATCTTCGTCTGTATTAAAAGTTGATTCTTTTTTAAATCATCAAATCGATCCACAGCTTATGAAAGAAATTGGGCACGAGTTTGCAAATCGCTTCTCTGATGAAATTATTACAAAAGTGCTAACAATTGAATCTTCAGGAATTGCACCTTCTGTAATGTTAGGTCTTGAAATCGGTGCACCGGTAGTATTTGCCCGTAAACGTAAATCTTTAACATTATCAGACAATCTCTATTCGTCAAAAGTACATTCTTTCACAAAAAACGAAACGAATGATATTTCAGTATCTTGTAATTTTTTAAGTGAAGATGACAATGTTTTAATTGTTGACGATTTCTTAGCAAATGGTGAAGCGGTAAAAGGCTTACTAGATATTGCAGCGCAAGCAGGGGCTCATGTTGTCGGTGTCGGCATCGTGATTGAAAAAGGCTTCCAAGACGGTGGTAAATTATTACGTGAGCAAGGTGTTCGCGTTGAATCATTAGCAATTGTGGATTCTTTAGAAGACGGCAAAGTAACATTTGCAACGGAGGATCGCGCGTAA